AATAGGGTTACTATCCTATTACTATTAATTTACTGTTTAAATTCATttcaagtttttattatttttttaagtattttttgacatctttaatcactaagaagaaattaaaaaaatatataatttactaATACTTATTTCCTTAATTATGATGGGAAATGCTTGAGATATTTTTctgattcaattttttaaaaataataattaaaaaattattttttgatgatattatgaaatttttttgaaaaatatatatttaaaaatatataaaaaaaaaatgtatgcaaAAAGTTGAAATGGCCTTGTCTGGAGGATTCCTCGATGGAAAAACTGGGGATCCTAGGGAGCTGTAGTTCTACCCCgttatttattgattttctgCTTTTGGGGGTTCTCGGGCTCTCCCTACGAATCCGGTGCTCAGATGCTTTGGTCCTGATTGGGCTTTGTGTTTTTTGGATCTCCTGAATGGGCTTTAGTTGGATTGGGCTTCTATATTAATTGTCCGTGCGAGCGTGTGAGTATGGACACACGTGTCGCTGCGGGGTTTTATTTGTCCGGGAGTCCATTAcagaaacatatataatatgaaaaacgaaaaaaaaaaaaaaaaaaaaaatagagagagagaaagaacagaacaaaacaaaaaatgctaCTAATTACCATTAAGTTTTACTCACTTCATGTATATGGGTATGTGTAAAAGTGGagctaattaaattaaattaatttttttagaagaaattaaattaaatcaaattaacCTCCATGTACtggttaattaattaaaaaggaaaacgaGCAGCAGGCAGAGCAAGAGACAAAAtgcactaaaaataaaaacccgaTGTTAGGAAGAGATCAGTACTACACATGATAAGAACACAAAATTAGAGAATCCAATCCAAAACATTAAAACATGGTACGTAACAACAATATTGTCTGTCTAAAATCCTTTAATTAACCTAGACAAGGCTTTGAAAATGTACATGCACCTCCCATCATCACTCATAGAAGTTGGATCAAAGTTCTCCGCATTTAGATCACTACATCCTTCAAGGACAGGAATCTTCACTTGCTGAGTGGGCTGCTTTGCCTgtgaaagaaaattataaaagctTAGGATAGTTTTCTCTTCGCCttcactctttttatttttattttttaaggaatGAGTAGTACTGAGCAAGGGGAAAGGGAACGGATCTGAAAGCGGAAGATCCGAGCTAGCTAGTGATCTCCGCTTCCTGATGATCAGGGAACCATATATCTTAAGGGAAAATTTGCCGTAAAATTTTCGAAAAGAAGGATCCAAACCTCCCATCATGGCCTCTAGGGACAAGGAGCAAGCCCTAGAAAGTTCCACTCTTAATAGCATCCTGGTTGGCATCTCCAAGAGCAGCCTCGCTCAAGTACTTGTCGGCCAGCTGGACTCTCTTCACATTCTCTTGCTCTTGGACCAGCATGTTTCCGTACTCCAGGAGCTTCTCGAGGGTCATCTGGGGCTGCTCGAAACTTGGAGGTCCTTCCTTTGAGTTCACAAGTTTCTTCCCAACACCGTCCACACCAACGCCAGAAATCCACTTCCTCACTTCGTCATCATAAACTCTGGCCCTTAGGGCACCAAAGAAATCTACAAAAGCATCAATAGCATAAATTATATCGtgctatatattttttgaagaaattaggtTGTTCATCTATACGTACATAGTTAGAACCAAATATTCTTTCTAATTGTAACTGACCGATTGATTGGCCTGGGAAGGTGTCAACAAGCTTGACAATGTCATCATCGGCAACCTTGTCACTCCGGAAGATTCCTTTGCAAACACCAATGCGGTCTTCCCGGGTAGGTGCCCAGTAGAACTTCTCCATACGACCATCACGGATGAGAGGAGCATAAAGTGTTGAGAAGTCGTTTCCAGTGACTATGATGGGGACACGGGGATTCTCCTCCTTGTTGTACATACCGGGAAGCTGGACATTTGTTGGGTTATCAGCTATGTTCATGAGAGTTGCATTAACCATTTGGTTGTTGACTGTGTATTGGGTGGTTCCACCAAGTCGACCAGCTCCTGCATCCAGATCGTTGATGAAGAGGCAGCACATTTTTCCCTTCCTGATTATATCCGCTGCCTCACGGTACCTTTGCCTGATCAATTTTGCAGGCTCTCCTGCGTTCCCACTTTCCAGTTCTCCAGCACTCATCATGATGGGGCTGAAATTTCATTGTTGggaaattaagattaaagtgTAAGAAGCAAAATCATTTCTAAGGGAGAGTTTGATTTAAAGTGAACAAGAGATCacactaatatattaaaacGATGGGTATTGGATTTGCTTGAATGACATCAGTTCATCTTGAAAAATGAACTGACCTGATTCCCATCTTGGCAAAGACAAGCTCACACTGGAAAGATTTCCCTTGACCTTTACCTCCCCAAATACCCAGGATTAGAGGAATCTGCAAACAAAGTACTTGAAAGGTTTATTTTTCCACTTTTGGGATAATTTACAGAATAAAAACTAATGTAATTTGCATATATTCCAAAAGTTTTGAATACGTACGTACCTTGATGTTGGGTAGGGTCATGAAGTTCTTGCTGATGTGAACAACAAGCTTGTCCATGAAGGCAGGTGCAATGTAAAAACCATCCATGTTGTTGTCCAAGTTGTACCTGAAGCACGATCACGATAGATCAAAACCAACTTCGTTTAAGATAAAATGGAATTATAACCAATTTTAATATCTGAGGAAGAGCATGGAGAATAAGTCCTCTTACTGGCGAAGTCCGGTACTGATGTAGTCGTAAGAACTCATGACGGCATAGTGAGTTCCAGATCCCGAGGGAGCCTGGAAGAGCGAGTCAACCATACCCTTTCCTCTGGTGATGTCTTGCTGGTCATCGGATTCGTCGAAAGCAAGGCCTTTCCATTTGTCCTTGGCGGTCTGTTTGTCCTCGTCAACCTCTGCCACAACCTTGAAGCTCCCAGTGGAAACCTTGGAGTTGTAGAATCTAGAGGTCACCTTCTTCAAGCTGCTGCCTAAGAAGGCTGAGCTTGGAACTGAAGCTCCGGCACCAGTGCTATTCAAGCTCACCTGCATCAGCATAATCCACGTGGTACATTATTGAGAAGTACAAAACCCAACTCTTTTGTAACAATTTAAATACATACTGATAtaataaaaaccaaataaatCTGCTTAAAGGCttccaatttttctttgttgCCATCGAAACACAAAGATTCTTGTCTCATTCTACATGTGTAGATTGATACGCATAAACAATTTCGCTACATAGTCTATATTCATGAAGATACATGCACGTCGGTTCAGAAACACAAATACACAAGTACGCAGTGCACGCATTGAAGAAATATATATGGAGTGAAGCCTTCAGAATCTCGAATGACGGGAAAAGGACTCCATACCGGAACTCGGTTGACAGTTCCAATGGTGGAGACGGCTGCAGCCATCAATATCCGCGATCAGATAGCTGTGAACGGCAGAACGGGGGAGGACTTGTAGGTATTTGAGAGAGGCACTGCAAGCCAATGCAGAGAGGCGCGGGAGATGATGAATTATGAGGATTGGTACCGTAAGGACTTATAGCAGCTCCTGTTTGAGCGTACACAAATCATATCCTGAGGATTGGATTTTGAATTCTTAACGGCCACACAATCAAGATTGCCCTCTATTACACGTGGCAAGCGTTAGGGTGCCTGGAACTTGAGTCCTTACAAGTCCTTGAGGCTATAATTTAAGCTCACTTCTGCTCCACTTATAATTGGGTTAATTTATTACCACAAGCATATAAAAACAAGGTTCTGtttttgaaagcaaaagaaaaaaacagagaggCGAATAAAACATGCTTGTAATATTCTTTGAGTTCTGGTTTCTTCTCGAATAGTCTGTAATGGGTCCCATTTAAGAGAGCAGTCTTAAATTAATGGAAGGTACATaattttggaaaagaaaaaaaatatcgaAGTTAATTCTGCATTATCCATTCAATACGAGTATTTGAACTTTCCATGATCTGACAGTCACCTTTTAcagaaaataaatgatattggtATGCATGATCAAGAAGTAATTGCCCATAATAAATAATCTGAGAAATGGTTTGCTAAGGAAAATTGTtatgaatttgaaaatatggtcaatactttttttttaaaataatgctatatactgtcatacatattttttttataaaaaaataaaataaaataaaatctatcattaaaaatataatttttttatataaattctatatttacttatttttttaaaatatatatatataaaatttacatattttaaaaagaaatattttagtcacaaagaagttatataaaagtaattttacaaactgacgtaatttaatataatttattagattataatgttatttttaatataagatagatttaacaaattaaataaaattatattaatttataagattatttttatataatttatttataactgTAACaatactttattataaaattataaataattttttttttccttattttcagAGCTGCTCCAGGTATTAATCGGCTTACTTGGCATCCTTGCTGAGGTCTGGAATCTCCAGGTGGGACCAGCCCACGCTAAGCATTATTCTGTTCACAAATCCTCTTCAACGGTATTTACAccgcaaaaatatatataaatatatatatttttttcctaccGACCAACCCTCAGATCTGTCCGCACACGTACGTCTTGAAAAAACTACAATTCTTGCTTCTGACTACGCCAACCTCGTTATAATTCCATATAAATGGGGCACAAGAGGGAAAGAAATGTACGAGTAGGCAAGACAattactcaaacaagatgcacgGAAGTAAAAATCTTATGCATCTAACATGTAAATGTACTAACGAGTAATGAAGTACCTAGAagatgaaacttaacttaaggTACACGACCAGTACGTAGCAACTTCTCAAACTGCAACATTACACAGAATGTTGGTTCAGTTACCTCCGAGTCAGATTGAGATCATCTTAATTCATAACCCAAATTTTCTGGTCTAATTGAACGATAGACATACAATATTGTAAATTTGTATGTTCATTTGGGGTCCATAATGTTCTGTTCCAAAAACACAATTGCATGTTCATTTGTAAAATCGCATATTTTATGTTTCAAGTTGTTGATGAAAGCAAATTCTGGGAGGACATGATGGCGAAGGGATTTGTAGTCTTAAACTAAGAGTATTACCAATGCTAAGtctaaaatttaactaaatgTAGAAAAAGTCATATATATTGGACTCGCTATATGCCTCATGTTTGACATTTATGCTACAATAAGTCTTAAGGCCTTTCCAAGTCTGGCGAGGAACTGTTCTGATACCAaagagatattttattattttctttcttaccACCTGCTTAATCTTTTGATCAtttattctctttctttccaACACTCCCaatttcctctttctcttctttctttctccaaaaaccattttttttcttcgaCTCACTTCTTTccgtcttctttcttcttcaacaCGCAAGGCCTCtccatcttcttttcttcttcaatcCGCAACCCCATTGTCTCTGTCTTGCTCTCCAGcgatcatcttccttatctcaaatgtaattctctcttcctctctcttctctcacatatctctaattctcattttttcttCATCAATTTTGAATAGGGTATTTGTTTTGCAATTATTTACTAGAACACTAATCTCTTTCTCGATTATTACAGCAAATCGATTATCTATTTTCTGTTGGGTGTACACATAAACTCTATTGGATTCCATTCCCCCTCTCAACCATTATAGTAAGCGTTTTTCAGTAAAAGGTATATACAATCATCCTGTTCACTCTCGTTTTTGAATGAATACCGATTTTCTGATTGTtttggacattttttttttatgtttgacGCTTCGCTTTTTAAGTTTTGATTGGTGAAAGAATTCAGCTTGTTATAGtcgattgatttatttttatacatcaagctttcctctctgttttggttttttttttttt
This genomic interval from Carya illinoinensis cultivar Pawnee chromosome 2, C.illinoinensisPawnee_v1, whole genome shotgun sequence contains the following:
- the LOC122301427 gene encoding ribulose bisphosphate carboxylase/oxygenase activase, chloroplastic, which encodes MAAAVSTIGTVNRVPVSLNSTGAGASVPSSAFLGSSLKKVTSRFYNSKVSTGSFKVVAEVDEDKQTAKDKWKGLAFDESDDQQDITRGKGMVDSLFQAPSGSGTHYAVMSSYDYISTGLRQYNLDNNMDGFYIAPAFMDKLVVHISKNFMTLPNIKIPLILGIWGGKGQGKSFQCELVFAKMGISPIMMSAGELESGNAGEPAKLIRQRYREAADIIRKGKMCCLFINDLDAGAGRLGGTTQYTVNNQMVNATLMNIADNPTNVQLPGMYNKEENPRVPIIVTGNDFSTLYAPLIRDGRMEKFYWAPTREDRIGVCKGIFRSDKVADDDIVKLVDTFPGQSIDFFGALRARVYDDEVRKWISGVGVDGVGKKLVNSKEGPPSFEQPQMTLEKLLEYGNMLVQEQENVKRVQLADKYLSEAALGDANQDAIKSGTF